Proteins co-encoded in one Stigmatopora nigra isolate UIUO_SnigA unplaced genomic scaffold, RoL_Snig_1.1 HiC_scaffold_26, whole genome shotgun sequence genomic window:
- the LOC144192486 gene encoding voltage-gated potassium channel regulatory subunit KCNF1-like, whose protein sequence is MWGTYRSRFRSGSGGDSEEPQIVVNIGGLKEVFHRDVLNRFPDTRLAELVNSTSPLPTEDISSLCDDYDPEKGEFYFDRDPDAFKCISELYYYGEIHVKRGICPICFMKEMDFWKIDSDLLDECCKSNLKEVEDELEEIAEKVKTILVDREGDPEAVGWQRVEKCLWRLMEKPDSSVPAHVIAILSFIFILISSVVMCVSTIPDLQVEDEDGNLVDNPTMECIETVCIGWFTIEYILRLISSPNKVKFMLAFMNVVDFMAIMPFFVVLLLTSLGAGVMELANVQQAVQALRIMRITRIFKLARHSAGLQTLTSALKSSLKELGLLLMYMGVGVFLFSALGYTMEQNHPETLFTSIPQSFWWAVITMTTVGYGDVYPKTTLGRCNAAISFLCGVIAIALPIHPIINNFVLFYNKQQVLETAAKHEIELMALRSDQDETTHAHVCGDKSPRRGGAGTPNPDTGESLDEDLAESKH, encoded by the exons ATGTGGGGAACCTATAGGAGTCGGTTCAGGAGCGGCTCAGGAGGAGACAGCGAAGAGCCGCAGATAGTGGTCAATATCGGCGGACTGAAGGAGGTATTTCACCGGGACGTTCTCAACCGCTTCCCGGACACTCGTCTGGCCGAACTGGTGAACTCAACATCCCCCCTTCCCACGGAGGACATCTCATCTCTATGTGATGACTACGACCCTGAAAAGGGCGAGTTTTATTTCGACAGGGATCCAGACGCATTCAAGTGCATCTCCGAGCTTTATTACTATGGGGAGATCCACGTGAAGAGAGGTATCTGCCCCATCTGCTTTATGAAAGAGATGGACTTTTGGAAAATAGATTCGGACCTTTTGGATGAATGCTGCAAGAGCAACTTGAAAGAAGTGGAGGATGAGCTGGAGGAGATTGCAGAGAAGGTGAAGACCATCCTGGTGGACCGAGAAGGAGACCCCGAAGCCGTTGGATGGCAGCGCGTCGAGAAGTGCTTGTGGAGGTTGATGGAAAAGCCGGATTCTTCCGTGCCAGCTCACGTTATCGCCATCCTCTCCTTTATTTTCATCCTCATCTCCTCCGTGGTCATGTGTGTCAGCACCATACCGGACTTGCAGGTGGAGGACGAGGATGGAAACCTTGTGGACAACCCAAccatggag TGTATCGAGACAGTGTGCATCGGCTGGTTCACCATCGAATACATCTTACGCCTCATCTCGTCCCCCAACAAAGTCAAGTTTATGCTGGCTTTCATGAACGTGGTGGACTTCATGGCCATTATGCCCTTCTTCGTAGTCCTTCTTCTTACCTCCCTGGGCGCGGGGGTGATGGAGCTGGCTAACGTGCAGCAGGCAGTACAAGCCCTACGTATCATGCGTATCACTCGTATCTTCAAATTGGCACGTCATTCTGCGGGACTCCAGACCCTCACCAGCGCCCTAAAAAGCAGCTTGAAGGAACTTGGCCTACTCCTCATGTACATGGGCGTGGGGGTCTTCCTCTTCTCCGCATTGGGCTACACCATGGAACAAAACCACCCAGAGACCCTGTTCACCAGTATCCCACAGTCTTTCTGGTGGGCTGTGATCACCATGACGACCGTGGGCTATGGCGACGTGTACCCCAAGACCACCTTGGGCAGATGTAACGCCGCCATTAGCTTCCTATGCGGCGTGATCGCCATCGCTCTGCCCATTCATCCTATCATCAATAATTTTGTCTTGTTCTATAATAAGCAGCAGGTTCTGGAAACGGCCGCCAAACATGAGATTGAACTGATGGCCCTGCGTTCTGACCAGGATGAGACCACCCACGCGCATGTTTGCGGGGATAAAAGCCCCCGTAGAGGAGGTGCGGGGACCCCAAACCCCGATACGGGGGAAAGCTTGGATGAGGACTTGGCTGAAAGCAAACACTGA